A single Pan troglodytes isolate AG18354 chromosome X, NHGRI_mPanTro3-v2.0_pri, whole genome shotgun sequence DNA region contains:
- the LOC134807023 gene encoding large ribosomal subunit protein eL21 → MTNTKGKRRGTRYMFSRPFRKHGVVPLATYMRIYKKGDIVDIKGMGTVQKGMPHKCYHGKTGRVYNVTQHAVGIVVNKQVKGKILAKRINVRIEHIKHSKSRDSFLKRVKENDQKKKEAKEKGTWVQLKRQPAPPREAHFVRTNGKEPELLEPIPYEFMA, encoded by the coding sequence ATGAcgaacacaaagggaaagaggagaggcacccgatatatgttctctaggccttttagaaaacatggagttgttcctttggccacatatatgcgaatctataagaaaggtgatattgtagacatcaagggaatgggtactgttcaaaaaggaatgccccacaagtgttaccatggcaaaactggaagagtctacaatgttacccagcatgctgttggcattgttgtaaacaaacaagttaagggcaagattcttgccaagagaattaaTGTGCGTATTGAGCACATTAAGCACTCTAAGAGCCGAGATAGCTTCCTGAAACgtgtgaaggaaaatgatcagaaaaagaaagaagccaaagagaaaggtacctGGGTTCAACTAAAGCgccagcctgctccacccagagaagcacactttgtgagaaccaatgggaaggagcctgagctgctggaacctattccctatgaattcatggcataa